The Hippoglossus hippoglossus isolate fHipHip1 chromosome 21, fHipHip1.pri, whole genome shotgun sequence genome contains a region encoding:
- the cep97 gene encoding centrosomal protein of 97 kDa, whose product MGVADLKFDTNAGPVVDLSAQGMQKLDPSFTCSDDTHTLVLDGNHIMKLDYLERSPGLQQLSVAGNRLVRMMGVSRVTELRVLNLPNNSIGYIEGLRDLPHLQWLNLSGNHIKVIEQLTNCVSLQHLDLSDNNISTIGDITKLVALKTLLLHGNSITALRTVPAHLPAHLSILSLAENEIRDLNEVSYLSPLHELEQLSIMSNPCVMATPSLPGFDYRPYIMSWCLNLKVLDGYVVSQKEGLKAEWLYSQGKGRLYRPGQHVQLVQYLTTVCPLTSSPALETAEDAKLEKILNKQRFHQRQLLEETQCSGHSPPRPTHLDVEMHSPPVATPQEGAREVKKNTAAGPDVAPSVSESEPVVQVNTWVSGDSSHPSLPTVRCAKLREEHLSLEDVHTDEDKLNGSMLSSDSTYLPFMSDVESQTIQSDSEDETETFEPDSLALKRPAQPKKHNTNEKNYSLPVDTQERKTREEEVISGEAATVLSPEIRISVAQNDLETSSDCVKVEMKKAPKQEDAGMCASQSSSMGAERAAVRIQSWWRGHYTRHCHHMAREVRSEIRLSRMQEHILFLSEKLDSAQKQYEEERLQRLVQEEAVKFLWKELQSMQQWKTSVEQQLADIAQAATLNQTSSPGLCKAATPVASSTTKPPSTDVSFPDSGFQSTSNQQATQEDSFLSSGTEDSLKTVRALSPVPSGFAGVDSADCSLLDQYLSSVQQRAEEVEEVLSDRTAKPEASSPVSPGKTAQSPSTQQRAAEVQRTEGTSV is encoded by the exons ATGGGTGTagcagatttaaagtttgataCCAATGCTG GGCCCGTGGTGGATCTGTCTGCCCAGGGGATGCAGAAGCTGGATCCCAGTTTCACCTGctctgacgacacacacactctcgtcCTGGACGGGAACCACATCATGAAACTGGACTATCTGGAGCGGAGCCCAGGCCTTCAGCAG ctgTCGGTGGCAGGAAACCGTCTGGTGAGAATGATGGGTGTGTCTCGGGTGACAGAGCTGAGAGTCCTCAATCTTCCCAACAACAGTATTGGGTATATCGAGGGGCTAAGAGATCTGCCTCACCTCCAGTGGCTCAACCTGTCGGGAAACCATATTAAG gtCATTGAACAACTCACCAACTGTGTTTCCCTGCAACACCTGGATCTGTCTGACAATAACATATCAACCATCGGTGATATCACGAAACTGGTGGCATTAAAG ACACTTTTACTCCATGGAAATAGCATCACAGCACTTCGCACTGTTCCTGCCCACCTGCCTGCCCATTTATCCATTCTCTCCCTGGCAGAAAACGAGATAAGAGATCTCAATGAG GTGTCATACCTGTCACCGCTGCATGAACTGGAGCAGCTGTCTATAATGAGCAACCCTTGTGTTATGGCGACCCCGTCATTGCCAGGGTTTGACTATCGGCCTTATATCATGAGTTGGTGCCTGAACCTAAAGGTCCTGGATGGCTACGTGGTGTCACAAAAAGAAGG TCTTAAAGCGGAGTGGCTGTACAGTCAAGGAAAAGGACGCTTGTATCGACCGGGTCAGCACGTGCAGCTCGTTCAGTACCTCACCACTGTTTGCcctctgacctcatcaccaGCCTTGGAGACGGCAGAAGACGCCAAGCTGGAGAAGATCCTCAATAAGCAGAG gtTTCACCAAAGGCAGCTGTTGGAGGAGACGCAGTGCAGCGGTCACAGTCCTCCTCGTCCAACTCATCTTGATGTGGAGATGCACAGTCCTCCAGTTGCCACACCACAGGAGGGAGCcagagaggtgaagaaaaacactgcagctggacCAGATGTTGCTCCATCAGTCTCAGAGTCAG AGCCAGTTGTGCAGGTCAACACTTGGGTGAGCGGTGATTCTTCCCACCCGTCACTGCCAACAGTTCGCTGCGCAAAGCTCAGAGAGGAGCACTTGTCTTTGGAGGATGTTCACACAGATGAGGATAAACTCAATGGCAGCATGCTTTCCTCAGACTCCACTTATCTCCCCTTCATGTCTGATGTGGAGTCACAAACGATCCAGTCCGACAGCGAGGACGAGACAGAGACATTCGAACCTGATTCCTTGGCCCTGAAGCGTCCAGCTCAGCCCAAAAAGCACAACACAAACGAGAAAAATTATTCGCTTCCGGTGGATACGCAAGAGAGGAAGACTCGTGAAGAAGAGGTTATTTCTGGTGAAGCTGCAACAGTTCTCTCACCGGAGATCAGAATTAGCGTAGCACAAAATGACCTGGAAACATCCTCTGATTGTGTTAAAGTGGAGATGAAAAAAGCCCCCAAGCAGGAAGACGCTGGTATGTGTGCCAGCCAATCCAGTTCGATGGGAGCAGAGAGGGCGGCAGTGAGAATACAGTCCTGGTGGAGGGGACATTACACTCGACATTGTCACCATATGGCCCGAGAGGTGCGCAGCGAAATCCGCCTGAGCAGGATGCAAGAGCACATCCTGTTCCTGTCTGAGAAGCTGGACAG TGCGCAGAAGCAGTATGAGGAAGAGAGACTACAAAGGCTTGTTCAGGAGGAGGCCGTGAAGTTTCTGTGGAAAGAG CTCCAGTCTATGCAGCAGTGGAAGAcgtctgtggagcagcagctggctgACATCGCTCAGGCTGCCACCCTGAATCAGACCTCATCTCCTGGACTGTGTAAGGCCGCGACCCCAGTTGCCTCCAGCACAACGAAGCCGCCCAGCACAGACGTCTCCTTCCCGGACTCTGGCTTCCAGTCGACGAGCAATCAGCAGGCCACGCAGGAGGACAGCTTCCTGAGCAGCGGCACAGAAGACTCCCTGAAGACGGTGCGAGCACTGAGTCCCGTTCCTAGCGGCTTCGCTGGTGTGGACAGCGCAGACTGCAGCCTGCTGGACCAGTAcctctcctctgtgcagcagagagcggaggaggtggaggaggtgctCAGTGATAGAACAGCAAAACCAGAGGCTTCATCGCCAGTCTCACCTGGTAAAACAGCACAGTCCCCCTCCacccagcagagggcagcagaaGTGCAAAGAACGGAGGGAACGTCTGTCTGA
- the rpl24 gene encoding 60S ribosomal protein L24: MKVELCSFSGYKIYPGHGRRYARIDGKVFQFLNGKCEAAFLSKRNPRQINWTVLYRRKHKKGQSEEVSKKRTRRAVKFQRAITGASLAEIMAKRNQKPEVRKAQREQAIRAAKEAKKVKQAARKPAAPSAKSTTKAAQKPKVAKTMKISAPRVGGKR; this comes from the exons ATGAA GGTCGAGTTGTGCAGTTTCAGTGGGTATAAGATATACCCCGGCCATGGCCGCCGATACGCCAGGATAGACGGAAAG GTGTTCCAGTTCTTGAATGGCAAGTGTGAGGCTGCTTTCCTGTCCAAAAGGAACCCCCGACAGATCAACTGGACTGTGCTGTACAGACGCAAGCACAAGAAGGGACAGTCT GAAGAGGTGAGCAAGAAGCGCACCCGCCGTGCAGTCAAGTTCCAGAGGGCCATCACTGGTGCCTCCCTGGCTGAGATCATGGCCAAGAGGAACCAGAAGCCTGAGGTCCGTAAGGCTCAGAGGGAACAGGCCATCAg AGCTGCCAAGGAGGCCAAGAAGGTGAAGCAGGCAGCCAGGAAGCCCGCTGCCCCAAGTGCAAAG tCCACCACCAAGGCTGCACAGAAGCCCAAGGTCGCAAAGACCATGAAGATCAGCGCACCCCGTGTTGGCGGAAAGCGCTAA